From Populus alba chromosome 16, ASM523922v2, whole genome shotgun sequence:
CACCTACAAAATGACCACTTGATCTATGAATGATATttacaaaccaaaaaaatccttTGTAGTCACTAAACACCCTCTTCCACCCTTCTTAAAACCTACGAATGTCTCTGAAGCACTCACTGATTCCAACTAGTGCACTGTTATGTCCTCTGAATTGACTGCGTTAATATCTCACATTACATGGCACCTCATTCCACCTCCCCCTAATTGTAATATTATTGGTTATAAATAGGTGTTCCGGATTAAAAGATATGTAGATGGTTCAATTGATTGATTTAAGGCCAGACTAGTAGCTAAAAGGTTCAATCAGAGATCAAGATTGGATTATAAAAAGACATTCAATCCTATTGTAAAACCAGTGACCATTCATGATGTCTTAACCATTATCATTATGCAAGGTTGGTCTCTCCAGCAATTAGATGTAAATAATGCCTTTTTTCATAGGCATCTTACTAAAAAAGTTTAGATGCAGCAACCGTTTGGTTTGAAGAGTCTGGAAAATCCACATCATATTTGTTGTCTTACAAAGGCAATACATGGGCTAAAACAAGCACCTCATGCTTGGTATTATACTCTCAAACTAGCACTCTTAGAATTTGGTTTCATCAATTCCAAATCTGACTCTTCTCATTTTGTGCTTTCTGATGGTTTAATACTTGCATATTGCctagtttatgttgatgatttgatcCTTACTGGAAACAATACGCCATTTTTTACAAGCATTATTGCCCAGCTTAGACAAAAATTCTCCAACAAGGACTTAGGGcccttacattttttttccttggcatTGAAGTCATCCCTATTGTAGATGGCTTGTTTCTAAATCAGCATAAATATATTCGAGACTTGCTTGCTAAAACCAATATGAATGGCGCTAAGGATGTCACAACTCCCCTCTTTGTCTCGATTCCTTTAAAGCTAGCAGATGGTTCCTCAACAGTTGATCCCACAGAATATCAACGAGTGATTGGTGCATTGCAATACCTCACCTTAACTTGTCCTGATATCAGTTTTGTAATCAATAAACTTCACAATTTATGCATCGTCTAGCACAGATTCATTGGACCGCCACTAAACGATTGCTGCATTATCTAAAAAACACTATATTTCATGGCAATATTAGGAACACATCAAACCCAGCATTGACATGTTTCTCGGATGTTGATTGGGCTGGTAGCTTGGATGATAGAAAATTAACTTCAGCTTATATTATCTTCTTTGGTCCCACACCTATCTCATAGAGCTCAAAAAAGCAACATACCATTGCTCAGTCATCCACCAAAGATGAATACAGAGCTTTAGCCACAGCTACAACTGAGTCCATATGGCTACTCTCCCTACTTCATGAAATGAAGTTTTCCTTACTACACTCAACTACATTTTTCTGTGATAATTTGGGAGCCACTTAGTTAAGCTGTAATCCTATCCAGCACTCAAGAATGAAGCACATTCAAATAGACCTTCACTTTGTGCGAGATTTGGTTGAAAAAAAGCTTCTTCATGTTCGCCATGTTCACACTAATAACCAGCTTGCTAATTTACTCACCAAGCCGCTTTTTAGACAACGAACGGAATTTCTACGAGACAAGATCGGGCTAGCTGATGGTAGCTCGTTCTTATGGGGGCATATTAAGGAAACTAAAGAAATCACAACAATCACGGCAATGTCACCTCCAATCTAATTGTCACCATTTATGTCAATACCAGATCTTGTGTATTTCATGATTTTAggatcaattttctttttgttatatatCTTTGATTGTCTAAACTTATGCTCTTAAGTTGTATAAAGATACAGAGTCACAGACAAGTgtgtgttttataataaaaacaatcataatagTTTGCATCCTCTTTAATAACGGGTcaatttctctttatttttaatgaaacctGGCTTGGATCAGGTCCCAATTGACCTGTTTGGCTAGTTCGAGTTGCGTGATAATGATTattagtcaaataaaaaatctatatgCAAGATGGTATCTTTTTGGTGAGAAACAGAAAATGAAGTCATAGTTCTTGCATTGCTGCCACTCAGGAGGACATCCTGGTGTGCACTTGCATGCGAGCTAGCGCTGATGTCCTATCAATGATTAATCCATGGCTAGAACTTGTACTGTAATTGTGTACTATCATTCCATTGCTTAAATCTGTACAATAAGTACTACTTGCTTTGGTAATAGATTTAACATGTACAATTGTCCTAATCCTAACCAAATTGGTTTATGAACTGCTAAGAAGTTGACTAAATGCCCGATTATTTTGGATAATTTATTGGAAAATTACCATCAGAAAGGCGTGTCATTAAAATTTATAGCAGATGTTGTCATTTAGGTGGAATCTCATCAAAACCCTACCACTTGGAAGTGATATTTTGTTCttctaaaaagataaaaggatGCCTGCATATTCATCACATCCTCTGCTGGTACACATGTATTATCAGCAGTGTACTaggaaaatgaaaattgatGAGCTCTTAAGAGCTAGttaacatatataaaagaacaaaatatatatatatatatatagagagagagagagagagagagtggaggGGGGGGATTATCTGCTTTGAAAGAGCAATATTATCAAGAGTGAAATTCTCAACTTCATAGAATGCTTACTGAGCCTTCCAATCATACGACAAAACATAATTGGAATGTGAGACCTTGCTTGCCACCATCAAGCATGGGGGAAGTATCTCAAAGGCAAGATCTAGAGACTGCAACATCAACTAACATCATTCCAAGTCAGTTCGATCAGCTAGCTCCGGCTTTTTGCATAAGTGAATGCTTGTTCGATCTTCAGCAAGATGATGATTATGAAATTGCTACTTTCCCTTCAAGCTCACAGGTTCCTGGGCCTAATGATGCAAAGATGTCATCATATCAATCATCCAGGGGCAACATTTTCGATGAATCCAGTTGGCAAACAGTTCTGAGACCTTATTTATCTAGCAACCAACACCATAAATATTGTGAAAAGACTCAAAAAAATCTTCCTTCCATTAATTTGCGGGGAAGTACATCCCTTTCACTTGAGCGAGTCCAATTACTAGGAGACAATGCAACCTTGATTGGAAGGCCCCTTCAGCCTACTTCTGATAGACAGAATGATCCCGAAGTAAGTTCTCTACTTAACTTTATTCTGATGTTCTCGTGTGCATACATCATGTCTGGTTTTCTTTTGTATCAAATGTGTTTATTTCAACTTCCTATCCAAATCTGGTATAAGCTTCTCAAGTCTCAACAACTGGAATCATCTACAAGACATTTGGGGGATGGTTCCTCTACTTCCAGCGGTTCAGGATCTTCTGGACCAATTTTCTCGAGTAAAAAACGAATTACATGGACTCAAGGTCTTCATGAGAAGTTTGTCAAGTGTGTCAATAGCCTTGGTGGTGCTGCGAGTAAGTAAATTGGTATGAGCTTTGCTCAATTGTTAAAGGACTACCTTTTATTGATTGTCTCCATTGATtgatcaaataataatagaagcAAAACCAAAGGCCATACTGAAGATGATGGAAACAAAAGGATTGACCATCGTTCAGGTCAAAAGTCACTTGCAGGTACTCAAGATCAGGTTGTGTTTTGGTTCCACCTaagcttatttctatttatcatcctttttcataaatttgttttgcaGAAATATCGATCTGACAAGTGCTTGTCAGAATGTAAACAAGGTAAATCTCTGTTGCATGTTGAAGTACTTTTGAAGGCAATCTCCTTGTAATTTTCACATCAATAGTGGTTTTCTGCAGAAAAACCTACAATCAACGACATACCCCAACTTGTCTTCTCTTCTAGAATTAGCATGGGAATCAAGGAGGCACAGCAACTGCAGCTAGATATTGAGAAGCATCTTCACGAACAGTTAGAGGTATGCCTTATGCCTTGAAATCTTGAAATATATACCTAGCAAACCAGTTGTTATGAGCTTAAAACTGGACAGAAGTAATGCTTCATATGCCTACGGAAAAGTGATCGAGCTCTTTTTCGGTTGAGAGGATTCCCATTTCATGTATTTTACCCATTTGGAACAGATTCAGCGAAATATTCTGCTGCAAAATGAGAAAGTTGGGAGGCAGCTGGAGCTAATGCTGGAGCAACAACAGAGAACAAGCAAAAGGCTACCCTAAACTTGAGGCTGAAAAGCCTGCGAATTGCAGCATCCATTAATCTACCATGAAGATGTTAGAATTTCAACCGCGGAATACCGGCTTCTCATTCTAGTTCGGTTTAATCAAGTTTGTATATGTGCAGcaataaaattccaaaaagaCTCGCCATCTGCAAGGATTAACACTTGTTTAATGGAAAGCAAGCCTTATTTGGTCTGCTTTTACATATATCAGTTATGAGAAGTGAGATTCAGTAAACTTCCAATTCTATACTAGAACAGCTATCAGAAAAGAGGGAATGTATATATGCCTTGCTTCTTGTCGTAAGAGATTGAATTTTGAACTTGAGTCTTGACAATACAGTGATCTTCTTACGTTGCAGTTTGGAGTTTAAATTCCTGTTTTGCAGTCAATGTGCTGTTTACTGAATCATGGGATGCAAAATGCAAGAACTGACTGCAAAACAactgtctatatatatatataacaaaacttTTAATTGGAATCGAGGGTTAGTTtcgagtttaataataattattttttaaagtaatttttatttgaaatgtattaaaataatattttttttatttttaaaaaattatttttgacatcagtatattaaaatgattttaaaataccaaaaaaatattaatttaaagtaaagaaaaaaattattttttttaatgcttttaaaatataaaaataaatagacttTGAATTTATCCATGATTCTTAACAACTTATACagtgaaaataaatgaaattaattataactaaaaaggaTCAGTGTTTCACTATAACGCGGGATATTGTCCACTGTGAGTGAATTTACTATATTGCATTGTGGCGTGTATATTATGCACTATGAGTGCTTTTATTGTGGATTGTATTATTGGTGGGGGCATGTGGGGAGACTGCAGCCTACAAGCCCCCAAGTGTTATGCTGGAAGCGCGTCCCTTAGGGCTGCGCAAATGTGGTGCTTGGGCTGCCTACTTGGGGCTGGACAAACACAACGCCACCTGGTGTTTAGTCTGCTTCCTATTGGGTGCAGGCCAAGCACCACATGGCGCTTGAgctgtttatatttttagttttttttagttaattgatAGTATTAgtatgaaaattattattattattttagtataattaatagtattagtctctaaaatattattatatttggttttataaataatattatttttataataactgATATTATtgctactaaaaatattattatttgtattataaatattattattttcattaaaatttataagaatataaatattattatcatcattaataaattttaaaaaactgttattactatgaaaaaaaaccatgttgggACACGTGGTGCATGGGTTCCCTTCTAAAGGCAGGCAACCCAAACGCCACGTGGCACTTAGCCTACTTGCTATGAGCTACAGTCCAAGCGCCAAGTGGCGCTTTGGCTGTAGCACTACCAAGCATGATCTAAGGCTAACCTTGGACCTGGTAGGGCAAGATCCAAAATAGCATTGTGTCCTGACCGCGAACAGACCAAGCACCACATGACGCTTTGTCTGCACCACCTTAGGCTGGTAGTATAACGCCACTCGGTGCTTAGTCTGCTTCCTATAGGATGTAGCCCAATACCACGTGGTGCTTGGACGGCCTATAATTTTAGTGTAATTACAagtatttgtattaaaaatattattattagttttttttgttattcattttttagtataattaattttagagtattaatagtaaaaatattattgtttgttttgttgatattattttttttgtataattaataataaaataattattatattttttcttaatatatgtttttcatataattgatagtattggtgttaaaaatattattattattttagtctcattaatagtgttgatctcaaaactattattatttgttctcttaatattatttttttggtataattaaaattattattatatttttttagtataattaataatattaatataaaaatattattatttttggagttataaataatattattttgataataattaataatattaatactaaaaatattatgatttgtaTTGTCAATATTATTACTTTCAGCAAAATTTATAAGAgtatattttattgtaattaatattattaataaaataattgatcaatttgaaagaaaatgttacatcatttactaattttttataataataattttatcaaattacattaattttacaTTTACTTTCATTTACAAATTATTAGTTACAAGTTCCAAAAATAAACTTAGATTCTGCCACATACACGACCAAAATAACCTTGGATTCTGCACAGCCTGACCAAGGTTAACTCAAGGTTAAATTTGAGTCAGGTTAGGCATGACCCAAAATAACCTTGGATCCTGGCGGCAACAGAACCTAAATATATTTGGGATTTAGTCTGACAGgatctaaataaatttaaattttatttttaaatttttaaaaaagttaaaggtAAGCGTGTGACTAACGTGGACCACCTAGCTATTTCACTCTAAAATGAATGAAATTgttaccaaaataaaataaattctaaaagagtttgctccatatttttttattttggatttgaattcagaagatgttttgaaaaatcttatctCCATTTATTCATAATACTAAGCTCGTCCttcaagataataaaaacataaatatgtatatgtgtgtgtatatataattagaaaagtataaataaaaacataaaaataaataaaattatatacgtttaaaataaataaaaaaatattaaacactcTCGATCACAAGACAATAACCAAAATAATGGTTCTAAAAGTAAAagcttttactatttttatatacaaagaaAAGAGTcgaatatactttatttgttaGAGTGGTAAAATAAAGGCAGGAACACACCGGAcaacataaattaaacaataatttgttaaaaatctCCAACGCCAGGTTTCACTTCACATTCCCAAAgagacaaaacaaaacaaaacaaaaatggaagacatgaagaagagaaagatggACGAGGGAAGTAACAATGGTTCTGGCGAAACATCAACCACACAAGATTACCTTCGTTCACTACTTGACCCTCTTAATAAATCCCAGCTTGTAGATCTTCTTTCTAGACTGTACGCCCCTccctttctctccctctttccttttcttttaatggtttattgggttttcttttctgggttttttcattttttttggattctatTGTGTTTCTCTTCGGTTGCCGGatatttaacatatatatgGGTCTGTTTTGTGAAGAATGAATAGTGggattttagtttatattgatgTACTTTTTGCAATTAATCTAAGACTAAAAGTTGAGTCTTCTTTCTACAGGGTTGGTAGTAATTGTAGTCTGTGTTAGATTGAGAATTTTTTAGCCTTGTTCTGTTTTAGGCAAATAAACAGTGCCACGTTAATTTTAGATTGGTTCTTGATAGAGAAAGCCACTGGATTGTTGTTTTCCtttagagattttttatttgtgtgtttaattaataataccCTTTGTCTTTTTATTAGAAGTTTGAGCTTTGTACATTGTAGTGCATTCTAGTAGATGCATTTAGAAGCTGTACTGTTGTTTCTTTTCATAAGTTATAAattttggatcttttttttttatatcctctGATGGTTCATGGTTCAAATGAATAGTTGAGATTTTTCATCGCGGTGAATTCTTAACATGCATTTACATTTTCTATGATTGTTTTCtttggaaaaattaattttggatcTTTAGATTTCTATATCCCTGATGTTTTAAATACTGTAAATTCATGTAAACACGTTTAGAAGCTCTTTAGATGCTACAACTTTCTATGAAGAAAACAGCTCTGGAACCCATATTTGTTGCTTCTTTGTTCTCTGCTTGTTTGTGCGCGCGCGTGAGTTTGCATGCACTGAATATATCAGTGCCTTTGTGGGAATGTTCCACTTGTCATGCTGATTGGGGGTTTGTGGGTGGTTCTTCATCTGTATGCTGTGTGATTGACACTGTGCATGTGTGTTTGCTTGCATGTTGAGGCATAAAGAGGGTCCCAATATCCTTCAATTGCAGAAGAAATTAAAGGTCTTGCCAGTGCAGATCCTGTCCATCGAAAGCTTTTTGTCCGTGGCTTGGCCTGGAACACCACTTCAGAAACCTTGTGTGCTGTGAGTGCATTGCTGGTTGCTGAGTGTCATTTTTGTGTGCCATGGTGATGATTGTCCCACATGATACAAGTTTTGCCTTGAGTTTTTTCACATGGAAAATACTCTTTTACACGCTCTTCTCTTTGATGTTTTGCTTACTATTCTAAATCTTTCTCGTGTCTAAGTGCTGTATGCTATTGTTCCAGGCATTTCAAATGCATGGCGAGATAGAAGAAGGAGCTGTGATCTATGACAAAGCGACTGGAAAGTCACGTGGCTATGGTTTCATTACATACAAGCATATGGAATCAGCACAAAGTGCACTAGGAGCACCCAGCAGATTGATTGATGTAAGTTGGTTGTTTTTAAGTTCTTGCATGCATGATTTGTGTGTTTCTTTCTGTGCACAATCCTGTCCTGCCTGCATGGGTGATCTGTTTGTAAGGGCATAGATTCCAAGTAATAAGTATAATTGGGTTATGGAAGATGAAATATGACATGATTAAAAGAACAGAATTATGAACTTAACACTCATGTCATACAGAGCTTCATTAGCACATCGATCTGCTTTGAGAAAATCTAACTCGGGAAATTTAATGAACTGCGAATTATCCtgttgttttttagtatataataTGGTCAAATGTTATAAACAACCATACTTGAGgtgaaattttagaaatcattgtTTAGATCTGTGACTGGTTAAGTTCACCCAAAATGTTGCTCTTCTAAGATGTCCTTTAAGTATGAAGCAGAGGTAGTGTTTGTTATCGCATGGCTGTCATTACACTCTGTAGGTAGCTAGGATATTGATTTTTGATGCCAAGGCTTTTTCTCAGCTAAGCAAGAAAGTCCCAGACTCCTTGTAACTTCTCTAGTTACACATTTGTGCTGTTTTCACACATTTTCTTAatcttaagatttttataattgGTTATCTGTGTTCTGATTCCAGAGTCGGATGGCTGTCTGCAATCTAGCTTGTGAGGGATTAACTGGTGCAAGCACTACACCTGATCTAGCCCAGAGGAAACTCTACGTTGGGGGTTTGTCGCCAGAGATCTCAAGTGAGATGctgcttaatttttttggaagatATGGGGATATTGAGGAAGGCTCAGTTGCATATGACAAAGATACTAATGAATCACGGTAAAATGccattttctttctctgttcATCAAGAGATATTTgctatttttaactttttcccAGTGCCTAAGTCTTCATCTAACTGTTGaaggttgttttcttttccctttcatATACAGTGGGTTTGGTTTTGTTACATACAAGACAGTGGAGGCTGCAAAGAAGGCCATAGATGATCCACACAAGTTGTTTGGGGTAAGTTAACGATAATTCCCTAGAGGTGGTCATAATAGCGACCTTATTTATTGTTCTAATACATGAATCTTTAGAGGAGGAAAGTTCTTAAACAtcataaaattgtgattttttattttcattgtgtGGCTGCTGGAATGTGTTTGTCAAGTTTGCTCTCTAATTCCTTATTCATgagttgtttttgtttatatcaAAATGCCATACAATGAAGATGGGTTATAAGTGATGTTTGCTTCTCccaggaaaaggaaagaaaacgaaCTTGATGCTTGTTGTAATGTCCAACAAGGAGTAAGATTCTCTAAAACACAGTGGTTGTGTTTGCTGAAACATTGGAGTTATGAGCCTACCCCAAGTAGTTTGGAATAAGTCTctgttaaattgatttaagttttAGACCAGGACATGTTATAGATTAACTTTCCTACTGCATTTTAGGCAGCAATTGGTGTTCCtccttcattatatatatatacacatacaaggTCTTCAAGGCCATTCGATTTTTCCCTCCTGCTATAAATTTTGGTGGTGTCCACTCAACATAGAATGGGACTCTACTTCTGTTCTTATTAATTGATTCTGGTATTTATCAGGAGCTTCAAATTTCTAAGCAAG
This genomic window contains:
- the LOC118052261 gene encoding uncharacterized protein isoform X2 gives rise to the protein MLTEPSNHTTKHNWNVRPCLPPSSMGEVSQRQDLETATSTNIIPSQFDQLAPAFCISECLFDLQQDDDYEIATFPSSSQVPGPNDAKMSSYQSSRGNIFDESSWQTVLRPYLSSNQHHKYCEKTQKNLPSINLRGSTSLSLERVQLLGDNATLIGRPLQPTSDRQNDPELLKSQQLESSTRHLGDGSSTSSGSGSSGPIFSSKKRITWTQGLHEKFVKCVNSLGGAAKAKPKAILKMMETKGLTIVQVKSHLQKYRSDKCLSECKQEKPTINDIPQLVFSSRISMGIKEAQQLQLDIEKHLHEQLEIQRNILLQNEKVGRQLELMLEQQQRTSKRLP
- the LOC118052261 gene encoding uncharacterized protein isoform X1; this translates as MLTEPSNHTTKHNWNVRPCLPPSSMGEVSQRQDLETATSTNIIPSQFDQLAPAFCISECLFDLQQDDDYEIATFPSSSQVPGPNDAKMSSYQSSRGNIFDESSWQTVLRPYLSSNQHHKYCEKTQKNLPSINLRGSTSLSLERVQLLGDNATLIGRPLQPTSDRQNDPEVSSLLNFILMFSCAYIMSGFLLYQMCLFQLPIQIWYKLLKSQQLESSTRHLGDGSSTSSGSGSSGPIFSSKKRITWTQGLHEKFVKCVNSLGGAAKAKPKAILKMMETKGLTIVQVKSHLQKYRSDKCLSECKQEKPTINDIPQLVFSSRISMGIKEAQQLQLDIEKHLHEQLEIQRNILLQNEKVGRQLELMLEQQQRTSKRLP
- the LOC118052283 gene encoding UBP1-associated protein 2C, with protein sequence MEDMKKRKMDEGSNNGSGETSTTQDYLRSLLDPLNKSQLVDLLSRLGSQYPSIAEEIKGLASADPVHRKLFVRGLAWNTTSETLCAAFQMHGEIEEGAVIYDKATGKSRGYGFITYKHMESAQSALGAPSRLIDSRMAVCNLACEGLTGASTTPDLAQRKLYVGGLSPEISSEMLLNFFGRYGDIEEGSVAYDKDTNESRGFGFVTYKTVEAAKKAIDDPHKLFGGRTIIVKLADTHRSKTVQTHLPAPMVPLQVPMGAGGYAQPGKAPAGGGAPAGYAYPQTVAPYPASSYPNPPVAPAPYPTQSRISYAPVPSKKEPLGHSPTPPVGMGGYAPYYYPKQ